The sequence TCGACGACCATCCCCTCGAACTCGCCGATTTCGACCCAGTCGCCGATCTCGAACGGGCGGGAGAACATCAGGACGAAGCCGGCGATGAGCGATCCGAGGGTCTGCTGGGCGGCCATTCCCATGACGATTCCGAGGAATCCAGCCCCGACGAGCAAGCCGCCGAGATCGACGCCCCACAGCGAAATCGCCGAGAGCCCAACCGCGACGAAGATCGTCACCTGCAGGACCCGGAAGACGACCCCCTCCTGATGGGCCGTAACGTAGTTGGCGTCGGCGAGCCAGTCGTCCAGTCGCTCCTCGAGGTAGCGCGTGCCGACGACCGCACCGCCGAGCAGCCCCACAGTCAGGAAGATTCGCAGGGCGTAGGGCACCGCCGCCGCGAGGACCGAGAGGATCGTCGCCGCTACCTCGAGGTATCCCCAGACGACCAGTCCGACGAGTGCCGCGGCGAGCAGGATCGCCGACTGGATCGTCCGGATTACCGCCCGCATCGGAAACGGGACGCTGAGCAGGTCGTCGATCGTCTCGAGAAGCGAACCGGCCTCGCTCGCTTCGAGGCGTCGACCGACGTGGTGGACGACTCGGCGGACGACGACGGGAATGAGGACGAAGCCGATCACCAGTGTCGCGAGGACGACGGTAGCCGTGACCAGGAGCCGGGCCTCGGTGGTCGTGACGCTCTCGAGTGTGGCACCGATCGCTGCCGTGTGTTCGTTCACCGGATTCGAATCGCGTGGTCTCGCTCAAGAACGTACTGGCCAACGACGCATATCGGCTGTACACACCTCACCGCAGTCGCCCGACGAGTCGTGAGGTCGGTGTCGAGTGGTACGTCGATCACTCGGTGGCCGCTTGCGCGAGGTCGAAACACTCCTCTGCGAACCGGACGATCGACGTCGAGAGATCGACTTCCGTCGAGATCACCAGCCCGCTCGAGTCAGAAACCGGGATGAAGATCAACAGCGCCTCGTCGAACCGCCGAACGGAGTACTGGAAGTCTCCGACGTCGTAGATCCCCTCGAAGAAACTGACGTTCAACAGGTTCGACATCCGTTCGACGCTCATCCGCTCGAACTCCGATTCGGTGTAGAGCCCGGCGACGTCGTCGCGGATGTACAGCGACGCATACTCGGTGCTGTCGAAGTAATCGACCGCGCGCAGGTCGT is a genomic window of Natrarchaeobaculum aegyptiacum containing:
- a CDS encoding mechanosensitive ion channel family protein, translated to MNEHTAAIGATLESVTTTEARLLVTATVVLATLVIGFVLIPVVVRRVVHHVGRRLEASEAGSLLETIDDLLSVPFPMRAVIRTIQSAILLAAALVGLVVWGYLEVAATILSVLAAAVPYALRIFLTVGLLGGAVVGTRYLEERLDDWLADANYVTAHQEGVVFRVLQVTIFVAVGLSAISLWGVDLGGLLVGAGFLGIVMGMAAQQTLGSLIAGFVLMFSRPFEIGDWVEIGEFEGMVVDITIINTRLRSFDGETIVLPNDEVSSATVVNRSKRDRLRLTLEVGVDYETDLEHAEEVAIEAMESVDDVSPAPRPKVIPTTFGDSAITLECRFWIRQPNAHRKWTTIQSVIHELKAAYDREEIGIPYPQRELSARAGGGLQVPDTESGDTALSYDEQH
- a CDS encoding DUF7522 family protein; the protein is MTDPDSTYGEVVAYARDDLGDDLRAVDYFDSTEYASLYIRDDVAGLYTESEFERMSVERMSNLLNVSFFEGIYDVGDFQYSVRRFDEALLIFIPVSDSSGLVISTEVDLSTSIVRFAEECFDLAQAATE